Proteins encoded in a region of the Deltaproteobacteria bacterium genome:
- the rfbC gene encoding dTDP-4-dehydrorhamnose 3,5-epimerase — translation MNLIDIDIPGPKIIEPDVYPDRRGFFCETYQKRRFAENGIQTIFVQDNLSSSGKGTLRGLHYQHPHAQAKLVQVVQGAVLDVIVDIRRGSPFFGKWAGVTLSAENKRQFFVPEGFAHGYCVLSEAAVFTYKCSDYYAPDCEKGVLWSDPGIGIQWPLKDPVLSDKDRHYPCLKDVAPDALPE, via the coding sequence ATGAACCTAATCGACATCGACATCCCGGGGCCCAAGATCATCGAGCCGGACGTCTATCCGGACCGGCGCGGCTTTTTCTGCGAAACCTATCAGAAGAGGCGCTTTGCCGAAAACGGCATCCAAACCATCTTTGTGCAGGACAACCTGTCGAGCTCCGGCAAAGGCACCCTGCGCGGCCTGCACTACCAGCACCCCCACGCCCAGGCCAAACTGGTCCAGGTGGTGCAGGGAGCGGTGCTGGACGTGATCGTGGACATCCGCCGGGGGTCGCCCTTCTTCGGCAAGTGGGCCGGGGTGACCCTGTCCGCGGAAAACAAGCGCCAGTTCTTCGTACCCGAGGGCTTTGCCCACGGATACTGCGTGTTGAGCGAGGCAGCCGTCTTCACCTACAAGTGCAGCGATTATTACGCGCCGGACTGCGAAAAGGGCGTCCTCTGGTCGGACCCGGGCATCGGCATCCAGTGGCCCCTGAAAGACCCCGTTCTTTCGGACAAGGACCGGCACTATCCGTGCCTGAAAGATGTCGCGCCAGACGCCTTGCCAGAATAA
- a CDS encoding outer membrane beta-barrel protein translates to MRKYYRYSLLVFMCLCLSSQAFGARITFAPRLSLSEEYTDNVFRSKDNREEDFISRVSPGATLDITGKESGLSLSYDPSYNFYRNNPDLNSWSHAASLNARSQFTRNTQGFLRDTLIHSEDPALDQSVSGRTGRDAYTRNAAVVGITNQFGAQNAVTLQYSHTEYRDWSTPRDDSTTYSPEVRLDYWFTRRWGSDALLRYTRGEFDITEDFENTRADLRLLYNYSRHTNWFVRYAHTVMTYLGDSDDYQLYYPSIGFDYTPDETTSLSLEAGPLIRAYSDRKEEYGTSVFGEGRKTWPFKRGSLSAFVRNGLDYDYASAQNLGLYYYTSVGGNAVYNFQEDLSGNLSASYGYNAYVDQSPERYDNTFRAGMGLRYLVAYYCALNLNYSFYDLISTDDNQEFYENRVYLGVSFYTRSPYVLRK, encoded by the coding sequence ATGCGAAAATACTATCGATACAGCTTGCTCGTCTTCATGTGTCTTTGCCTTTCATCGCAGGCCTTCGGCGCGCGAATCACCTTTGCGCCGCGGCTGAGCCTGTCCGAGGAGTACACGGACAACGTCTTTCGCAGCAAAGACAACCGTGAGGAGGATTTCATCTCCCGCGTCTCCCCCGGGGCAACCCTGGACATCACCGGTAAAGAAAGCGGCCTTTCGCTCAGCTACGATCCTTCCTACAACTTTTACAGAAACAACCCGGACCTGAACAGTTGGAGCCATGCGGCGAGTTTGAATGCCCGTTCGCAGTTTACCCGGAACACGCAGGGATTTCTGCGGGACACCCTCATTCACAGCGAAGATCCCGCCCTCGACCAAAGTGTCTCGGGACGCACCGGCAGGGATGCCTACACCCGGAATGCCGCGGTCGTGGGCATCACCAACCAGTTCGGCGCCCAAAACGCCGTCACCCTGCAGTACAGCCACACGGAATACCGCGACTGGTCCACCCCCCGCGATGACAGTACCACCTACAGCCCCGAGGTGCGGCTGGACTACTGGTTTACACGCCGCTGGGGAAGCGACGCTCTTCTCCGTTACACCCGCGGCGAATTCGACATCACCGAAGATTTCGAAAACACCCGCGCCGATCTGAGGCTTTTGTACAACTATTCGCGGCACACGAACTGGTTTGTGCGCTATGCCCACACCGTGATGACTTACCTGGGAGATTCGGACGACTATCAGCTCTATTACCCGAGCATCGGCTTCGACTACACCCCCGACGAAACCACCTCTCTAAGCCTGGAGGCCGGCCCCCTCATCAGGGCCTACAGCGACCGCAAAGAAGAATACGGGACAAGCGTTTTTGGCGAGGGCCGCAAAACATGGCCCTTCAAAAGGGGCAGCCTGTCCGCTTTCGTGCGCAACGGGCTGGACTACGATTACGCCTCAGCTCAGAACCTGGGATTGTACTACTACACCTCTGTCGGCGGGAACGCGGTTTACAACTTTCAGGAAGATTTAAGCGGCAACCTGAGCGCTTCCTACGGGTACAACGCCTATGTCGACCAAAGCCCGGAGCGCTACGACAACACCTTCCGGGCAGGGATGGGGTTGCGCTACCTGGTCGCCTATTACTGCGCCTTGAACCTGAACTATTCTTTTTACGACCTAATCTCCACGGACGACAACCAGGAATTTTACGAGAACCGGGTCTACCTCGGCGTCAGCTTCTACACGCGCAGTCCGTATGTGTTGAGAAAGTAA